In one window of Phycisphaerales bacterium DNA:
- a CDS encoding beta-ketoacyl-ACP synthase 3: MTAARTIAPPTLSPPAAAGSGGVQPGPPRAITPAILGVGHYLPPATIMNGDFAAMGLDTTDEWIFPRTGIRSRHVAAPEQATSDLAIIAARRALDAAGLSPCDIDLVLLATATPDAPVPPASALIIRGLAAEPGGCTAAGMDLSAACAGFIFAAHTGAAFVRSGLHQRVLVIGAETLTRITDYADRGTAILFGDGAGAVVMGDVSSARPHAASNAPHTAPHAPHQPLELLYSRVGTTPADAELIRMEAGGSRLPACAETVAKRQHYLRLEGREVFRRAVSAMTAAARTALHDLALSVNDVRWIIAHQANARIVQAVGEHLKAPAAALVDDIEGVGNTSAASLPIALDRLRARHPIAPGERVMLLTFGAGTNWGCQVYQQR, translated from the coding sequence ATGACCGCCGCCCGCACGATCGCCCCGCCCACGCTCAGCCCGCCCGCCGCGGCCGGGAGCGGCGGCGTGCAGCCCGGCCCGCCCCGGGCCATCACCCCCGCCATCCTGGGTGTGGGCCACTACCTGCCGCCCGCCACCATCATGAACGGCGACTTCGCGGCCATGGGGCTGGACACCACCGACGAGTGGATCTTCCCACGCACCGGCATCCGCTCACGCCACGTGGCCGCCCCCGAGCAGGCCACCAGCGACCTGGCCATCATCGCCGCCCGCCGGGCCCTGGACGCCGCGGGGCTCTCCCCCTGCGACATCGACCTGGTGCTGCTGGCGACCGCGACCCCCGACGCCCCCGTGCCCCCCGCCTCCGCCCTCATCATCCGCGGCCTGGCCGCTGAGCCCGGGGGCTGCACCGCCGCCGGCATGGACCTCTCCGCCGCCTGCGCCGGCTTCATCTTCGCCGCCCACACCGGGGCCGCGTTCGTGCGCTCGGGGCTGCACCAGCGGGTGCTGGTGATCGGCGCGGAGACGCTCACCCGCATCACCGACTACGCCGACCGCGGCACCGCCATCCTGTTCGGCGACGGCGCCGGGGCGGTGGTGATGGGCGACGTGAGCTCCGCCCGCCCACACGCCGCCAGCAACGCGCCGCACACCGCCCCCCACGCCCCCCACCAGCCGCTCGAACTCCTCTACTCCCGCGTGGGCACCACCCCCGCCGACGCCGAGCTGATCCGCATGGAGGCGGGCGGCAGCCGCCTGCCCGCGTGCGCCGAGACGGTGGCCAAGCGCCAGCACTACCTGCGCCTGGAGGGCCGCGAGGTCTTCCGCCGCGCCGTCTCCGCCATGACCGCCGCCGCCCGCACCGCCCTGCACGACCTCGCGCTCAGCGTGAACGACGTGCGCTGGATCATCGCCCACCAGGCCAACGCCCGCATCGTGCAGGCGGTGGGCGAGCACCTCAAGGCCCCCGCCGCGGCCCTGGTTGACGACATCGAGGGCGTGGGCAACACCTCCGCCGCCAGCCTCCCCATCGCCCTGGACCGCCTCCGCGCCCGCCACCCGATCGCCCCCGGCGAACGCGTCATGCTGCTCACCTTCGGCGCCGGCACCAACTGGGGCTGCCAGGTCTACCAGCAGCGCTGA
- a CDS encoding DUF1622 domain-containing protein, translated as MTFRDGVELVGLGVDATGVLVILAGAAFAGVRALQPPPPAVTRYRRLRQDLGRAILLGLELLVAADIIRTVAVPPTMEGVLVLGLIVLIRTVLSFSLEVELEGRWPWARGGGMAPTK; from the coding sequence ATGACCTTCCGCGACGGTGTCGAGCTGGTCGGGCTGGGCGTGGACGCAACCGGGGTACTCGTCATCCTCGCGGGCGCGGCCTTCGCGGGCGTGCGAGCGCTCCAACCGCCGCCGCCCGCCGTCACCAGGTATCGGCGCCTCCGTCAGGATCTCGGGCGGGCCATCCTGCTTGGGCTGGAACTGCTCGTGGCCGCCGACATCATCCGCACGGTCGCAGTGCCCCCGACCATGGAGGGGGTGCTCGTGCTCGGACTCATTGTGCTCATCCGAACCGTGCTGAGCTTCTCGCTGGAGGTGGAGCTGGAAGGCCGATGGCCGTGGGCACGGGGCGGAGGCATGGCGCCCACAAAATGA
- a CDS encoding response regulator transcription factor: protein MVTHATPKVMLVDDNELLRATLGRWAASSHCLQVVGSFADGQGVHEAARAARPDVVLLDYHIPGTDTLALTRELTAAGLRVVLLSGYTDKDVISACIDAGAVGFLSKQLSPSEIARHVADAISGNFALCETSLAALSRRA from the coding sequence ATGGTCACCCACGCCACGCCCAAGGTCATGCTCGTTGACGACAACGAGCTCCTGCGCGCCACGCTCGGGAGGTGGGCGGCTTCCTCGCACTGCCTCCAGGTGGTGGGGTCCTTCGCGGACGGGCAGGGCGTCCACGAGGCCGCGCGTGCGGCACGGCCGGACGTGGTCCTGCTCGATTACCACATCCCCGGCACCGACACCCTGGCCCTGACGCGCGAGCTCACCGCGGCGGGGCTGCGGGTGGTGCTGCTGAGCGGCTACACGGACAAGGACGTGATCTCGGCCTGCATCGACGCGGGTGCGGTGGGTTTCCTCTCCAAGCAGCTCTCCCCCTCGGAGATCGCCCGTCACGTCGCCGACGCCATCAGTGGGAACTTTGCGCTGTGCGAGACCAGCCTTGCGGCTCTTAGCAGGCGCGCGTAA
- a CDS encoding fibronectin type III domain-containing protein has protein sequence MRIVRSPRNKFYGFAKDHVGPFTTAPAAVGLSPTQAAAYTQAVTDAGDALDSISMLKQALKTATANANEKFRTLNQVMTQTVELIDIFAANSADPQEVYNTAELLPPTVPSEAGPPGLPGLFRATLNEDGSVKISWKCKNPVGTQGTVYVVRRKLLNATQFTQVALTGSRSYTDNSIPSASGGAVYTVQAQRGNVLGPTSAPFTLQFGIDGGGNFAITGMTEGVNGKMAA, from the coding sequence ATGAGAATCGTTCGCTCGCCTCGCAACAAGTTTTATGGGTTCGCCAAGGACCACGTCGGGCCGTTCACGACGGCACCTGCCGCTGTGGGCCTCAGTCCCACGCAAGCCGCCGCGTATACGCAGGCGGTGACCGACGCCGGCGACGCGCTCGACAGCATCAGCATGCTCAAGCAGGCGCTCAAGACCGCGACCGCCAACGCCAACGAGAAGTTCCGCACGCTCAACCAGGTCATGACCCAGACCGTCGAGCTCATTGACATCTTCGCGGCCAACTCCGCGGACCCGCAGGAGGTGTATAACACCGCCGAGCTGCTCCCGCCCACCGTTCCCAGCGAAGCCGGCCCTCCCGGCCTGCCCGGCTTGTTCCGCGCCACGCTCAACGAGGACGGCTCGGTCAAGATCAGCTGGAAGTGCAAGAACCCCGTGGGCACCCAGGGCACGGTGTACGTCGTGCGGCGCAAGCTGCTCAACGCGACGCAGTTCACGCAGGTCGCCCTCACCGGCAGCCGCAGCTACACGGACAACTCGATCCCGTCCGCCAGCGGCGGGGCCGTCTACACCGTCCAGGCCCAGCGCGGCAACGTGCTCGGCCCGACCTCTGCCCCCTTCACCCTCCAGTTCGGCATCGACGGCGGCGGCAACTTCGCCATCACCGGGATGACGGAAGGCGTGAACGGCAAGATGGCGGCGTGA
- the guaA gene encoding glutamine-hydrolyzing GMP synthase, which translates to MSPSPRVPNTATSPGTGSAHVPHDEIIPILDFGGQTVQLIARRVREAGCFSMLVSPTITAAELRAMNPKGIILSGGPSSVYDKGAPTCDPAIYELGIPILAICYGWQLTAKLLGGKIEGGGHREFGRAHLAMSDTKNAPVLFKGIPDKTTVWMSHGDSITAIPESFRTIAATPTSPFAAVHGKLKGGADLYGVLFHPEVTHTPHGSDLIRNFVFEVCRAKGTWKMSDFAEVAAARVREQVGKGQVICGLSGGVDSSVVAALLHKAIGDQLHCVFVDTGLLRSGERELVESTFRDHFKIDLHVVDAEKEFLADLAGVTDPQVKRKRIGHRFIEVFKAKAKDIGLGAFGGTGLPTGVPSKGKDSRHTGQETGATMNQATFLAQGTLYPDVIESGHGHSGQAAGIKLHHNVGGLPEDLGFQLVEPLRDLFKDEVRKLGAVLGLPDQLIWRHPFPGPGLAVRVLGEVTKPKLDVLRACDEILLEEIVANNLYRTTSQVFAVLLPVQSVGVMGDGRTYDNAVAVRAVETQDFMSADWSRIPYDVLATISNRIINEVRGVNRVVYDISSKPPATIEWE; encoded by the coding sequence ATGAGCCCCAGCCCCCGCGTCCCCAACACCGCCACCAGCCCCGGCACCGGCTCGGCCCACGTGCCCCACGACGAGATCATCCCCATCCTGGACTTCGGCGGGCAGACGGTGCAGCTGATCGCACGCCGCGTGCGCGAGGCGGGCTGCTTCTCCATGCTGGTCTCCCCCACCATCACCGCGGCCGAGCTCCGCGCCATGAACCCCAAGGGCATCATCCTCTCGGGCGGCCCATCGAGCGTCTACGACAAGGGCGCCCCCACCTGCGACCCCGCGATCTACGAGCTGGGCATCCCCATCCTTGCCATCTGTTACGGCTGGCAGCTCACGGCGAAGCTGCTGGGCGGGAAGATCGAGGGCGGCGGCCACCGCGAGTTCGGCCGCGCCCACCTCGCCATGTCAGACACAAAGAACGCCCCCGTCCTCTTCAAGGGCATCCCCGACAAGACCACCGTGTGGATGTCCCACGGCGACTCCATCACCGCCATCCCCGAGTCCTTCCGCACCATCGCCGCCACGCCCACCAGCCCCTTCGCCGCGGTGCATGGGAAACTCAAGGGAGGCGCCGACCTCTACGGCGTGCTCTTCCACCCCGAGGTCACGCACACGCCCCACGGCAGCGACCTCATCCGCAACTTCGTCTTCGAGGTCTGCCGCGCCAAGGGCACGTGGAAGATGTCCGACTTCGCGGAGGTGGCCGCGGCCCGCGTGCGCGAGCAGGTCGGGAAGGGGCAGGTGATCTGCGGCCTCTCCGGCGGCGTCGACTCCTCCGTCGTGGCGGCGTTGCTGCACAAGGCCATCGGCGATCAGCTCCACTGCGTCTTCGTGGACACGGGCCTGCTCCGCTCCGGCGAACGCGAGCTCGTCGAGAGCACTTTCCGCGACCACTTCAAAATCGACCTGCACGTCGTGGACGCGGAGAAGGAGTTCCTCGCCGACCTCGCGGGCGTCACCGACCCGCAGGTCAAGCGCAAGCGCATCGGCCACCGCTTCATCGAGGTCTTCAAGGCCAAGGCCAAGGACATCGGCTTGGGTGCCTTTGGTGGCACCGGTCTCCCGACCGGTGTGCCTTCGAAGGGCAAGGACTCAAGGCACACCGGTCAGGAGACCGGTGCCACCATGAACCAAGCCACCTTTCTGGCCCAGGGCACCCTCTACCCCGACGTCATCGAGTCCGGCCACGGCCACTCCGGCCAGGCCGCGGGCATCAAACTGCATCACAACGTCGGCGGCCTGCCCGAGGATTTAGGCTTCCAGCTCGTCGAGCCCCTCCGCGACCTCTTCAAGGACGAAGTAAGAAAACTCGGCGCCGTGCTCGGCCTGCCCGACCAGCTCATCTGGCGGCACCCCTTCCCCGGCCCCGGCCTCGCGGTCCGCGTGCTGGGCGAAGTCACCAAGCCCAAGCTCGACGTGCTCCGCGCCTGCGACGAGATCCTCCTCGAGGAGATCGTGGCCAACAACCTCTACCGCACCACCAGCCAGGTCTTCGCCGTGCTGCTGCCGGTGCAGTCGGTGGGCGTCATGGGCGACGGCCGCACCTACGACAACGCCGTGGCCGTCCGCGCCGTCGAGACCCAGGACTTCATGTCCGCCGACTGGTCCCGCATCCCCTACGACGTCCTCGCCACCATCAGCAACCGCATCATCAACGAGGTCCGCGGCGTCAACCGCGTCGTCTACGACATCTCCAGCAAGCCGCCGGCGACGATTGAGTGGGAGTGA
- a CDS encoding ABC transporter permease, protein MPDTPQPNPLARVLLAPLEFIGATFLAALDQIGAAFFLLLDMLGWIGRAIIQRRTRLGRRAIVAQIVRVGVKSVFIVALVSGCVGLILAFQLAPPLDQFGQKELVANIIGVAVLRELGPLIGAIVLTGFAGASIAAEIGTMVVGEEVEALEAHALNPVRFLVVPRVLATIIAMTALAVIADIVAIAAALGISVAVLDIPHATFMSNLLQQAKQVDFYTGVAKGTIFGLLIGIIACLNGLRVTGGAAGVGKATTGTVVQCVVAIVIADLAFTAVFFALKLV, encoded by the coding sequence GTGCCCGACACGCCACAACCCAATCCCCTCGCCCGCGTCCTGCTCGCTCCGCTTGAGTTCATCGGCGCGACGTTCCTCGCCGCCCTCGACCAGATCGGGGCGGCCTTCTTCCTCCTGCTCGACATGCTCGGCTGGATCGGACGCGCCATCATCCAGCGCCGCACGCGCCTGGGCCGGCGCGCGATCGTCGCCCAGATCGTCCGCGTGGGCGTCAAGAGCGTGTTCATCGTCGCCCTCGTCTCCGGCTGCGTGGGGTTGATCCTCGCCTTCCAGCTCGCCCCGCCGCTTGATCAGTTCGGTCAGAAGGAGCTCGTCGCAAACATCATCGGCGTGGCGGTGCTCCGTGAACTCGGCCCGCTCATCGGCGCGATCGTGCTCACCGGGTTTGCGGGCGCCTCCATCGCCGCCGAGATCGGCACCATGGTCGTCGGTGAAGAGGTCGAGGCCCTCGAGGCCCACGCCCTCAACCCCGTCCGCTTCCTCGTCGTCCCCCGCGTCCTCGCCACCATCATCGCGATGACCGCCCTCGCCGTGATCGCCGACATCGTCGCCATCGCCGCGGCCCTGGGCATCTCCGTCGCCGTGCTCGACATCCCGCACGCGACCTTCATGTCCAACCTGCTCCAGCAGGCCAAGCAGGTCGACTTCTACACCGGCGTGGCCAAGGGCACGATCTTCGGCCTGCTCATCGGCATCATCGCCTGCCTCAACGGCCTCCGCGTCACAGGCGGGGCTGCGGGGGTGGGCAAGGCCACCACCGGCACTGTCGTCCAATGCGTGGTGGCGATCGTCATTGCCGACCTCGCCTTCACGGCGGTGTTCTTCGCGCTCAAGCTGGTGTGA
- a CDS encoding GAF domain-containing protein, producing the protein MSTDVQPSIVREPLEAVVITGALAARPYRGPDYKAENAALVALMGCLASDPASVLGLLVGRVMELTHAHSAGISIAEPAPEDPAAGPDGPCAVFRWRATAGAWAKYEGGTLPRHASPCGTVLQRGGPILMARPERHYAIPPEMQPPIAEVLLVPFGARPRGSERPRLVGTVWALAHDLGKQFDREDLRIIESLAAFTAAAHQFLESGPTAARAV; encoded by the coding sequence GTGTCGACCGACGTACAGCCGAGCATCGTGCGCGAGCCTCTGGAGGCGGTGGTCATCACCGGGGCGCTGGCGGCGCGGCCGTACCGCGGGCCGGACTACAAGGCGGAGAACGCGGCCCTGGTCGCGCTGATGGGCTGCCTTGCCTCCGACCCCGCCAGCGTGCTGGGCCTGCTCGTCGGCCGCGTCATGGAGCTCACCCACGCTCACTCCGCCGGGATCAGCATCGCCGAGCCCGCGCCAGAAGACCCCGCCGCCGGCCCCGACGGCCCCTGCGCCGTGTTCCGCTGGCGGGCCACCGCCGGCGCGTGGGCGAAGTACGAGGGCGGCACCCTGCCGCGCCACGCCAGCCCCTGCGGCACCGTCCTCCAGCGGGGCGGGCCGATCCTCATGGCCCGGCCGGAGCGGCACTACGCCATCCCCCCCGAGATGCAGCCGCCCATCGCCGAGGTCCTGCTCGTCCCCTTCGGCGCCCGACCGCGCGGCAGCGAGCGCCCGCGCCTCGTTGGAACGGTCTGGGCCCTTGCCCACGACCTCGGCAAGCAGTTCGACCGCGAGGACCTCCGGATCATCGAGAGCCTTGCCGCCTTCACGGCCGCCGCCCACCAGTTCCTGGAGAGCGGCCCCACAGCCGCCCGCGCTGTTTAG
- a CDS encoding STAS domain-containing protein translates to MPDRDPLNVTVSDRSGVTILSPAGEIGYHEAPVLQQAIKSAYDKKPRKLVIDLAGVNYMATPGLATLVEGLQISKKNQTPLVLTGLTERVRAVFEIARLNTVFKITNNVDEAVTL, encoded by the coding sequence ATGCCCGACCGCGACCCGCTGAACGTCACCGTCTCTGACCGCTCCGGCGTCACCATCCTCTCGCCCGCGGGCGAGATCGGCTACCACGAGGCCCCTGTGCTCCAGCAGGCGATCAAGAGCGCCTACGACAAGAAGCCCCGGAAGCTGGTGATCGACCTCGCGGGAGTGAACTACATGGCAACGCCCGGCCTGGCGACGCTGGTGGAGGGGCTGCAGATCAGCAAGAAAAACCAGACGCCGCTGGTGCTCACGGGGCTGACCGAGCGGGTGCGGGCGGTGTTCGAAATCGCACGGCTGAACACGGTGTTCAAGATCACGAACAACGTTGACGAAGCTGTCACTCTGTAG
- a CDS encoding ATP-binding protein, with translation MTRQASARPDLSLELVSNPIYLCAVREMMNLSAKRLGFTDAHASQIALAVDEAIVNVMKHGYDKKLDGRIWLRMTPLAANRGGGDAKVTGVEIVIEDEARQVEPECIKGRDLEDIRPGGLGVHIIREVMDEVCYQKRPGHDTGMRLTMVKKQNSDKGTATNMPPNPCKSCDC, from the coding sequence ATGACCAGGCAAGCCTCCGCCCGCCCCGACCTCTCCCTCGAGCTCGTCAGCAATCCGATCTACCTCTGCGCTGTCCGCGAGATGATGAACCTCTCTGCCAAGCGCCTGGGCTTCACCGACGCCCACGCCTCGCAGATCGCACTCGCGGTGGACGAGGCGATCGTCAACGTGATGAAGCACGGGTACGACAAGAAGCTCGATGGCCGCATCTGGCTCCGCATGACGCCGCTCGCTGCGAATAGGGGTGGGGGCGACGCGAAGGTCACTGGCGTCGAGATCGTCATCGAGGACGAGGCCAGGCAGGTAGAGCCCGAGTGCATCAAGGGGCGCGACCTCGAGGACATCCGCCCCGGCGGGCTCGGCGTGCACATCATCCGCGAGGTGATGGACGAGGTGTGCTACCAGAAGCGCCCCGGACACGACACCGGCATGCGCCTCACCATGGTCAAGAAACAGAACTCCGACAAGGGCACGGCCACCAACATGCCCCCCAACCCGTGCAAGAGCTGCGACTGCTAG
- a CDS encoding alpha-ketoacid dehydrogenase subunit beta, protein MTATPTAPARPPQLPAHNFPGLPDFSKPLPPREGDRLIQFREALREALSEEMRRDQRIFLMGEEVAEYNGAYKVSQGMLDEFGPKRIIDAPISENGFAGLAVGAAMYGLKPVIEFMSWSFSLVAADQILNNVPKMLYMSGGQWGCGVVFRGNDGAGGQLGSTHSWTVEGLYSNVPGVKIVIPSNPYDAKGLLKTALRELDPVFFLESERMLGDKAHVPQEEYYIPFGQAYLAREGSDCTVVSFGRPVNFCIEAADELAKEGITCDVLDMRTIRPLDIDSVLESLSKTGRIVVVDQCWPFASVASEVVTQVIERGFDLLDAEPVRVNSADVPTPYAKNLEAEYLPNKGRIMAAVRRTLGR, encoded by the coding sequence ATGACCGCCACCCCCACCGCTCCCGCTCGCCCCCCACAACTCCCCGCCCACAACTTCCCGGGCCTGCCCGACTTCTCTAAACCCCTGCCCCCGAGGGAGGGTGACCGGCTCATCCAGTTCCGCGAGGCGCTGCGCGAGGCCCTGTCCGAGGAGATGCGGCGGGACCAGCGGATCTTCCTCATGGGCGAGGAGGTGGCGGAGTACAACGGGGCGTACAAGGTGAGCCAGGGGATGCTCGACGAGTTTGGCCCCAAGCGGATCATCGACGCCCCCATCAGCGAGAACGGGTTCGCGGGGCTGGCGGTGGGCGCGGCGATGTACGGGCTCAAGCCGGTGATCGAGTTCATGTCGTGGTCGTTCTCGCTGGTCGCGGCCGACCAGATCCTCAACAACGTGCCCAAGATGCTGTACATGAGCGGCGGCCAGTGGGGCTGCGGCGTGGTGTTCCGCGGCAACGACGGCGCGGGCGGGCAGCTGGGCTCGACGCACAGCTGGACGGTGGAGGGGCTGTACTCCAACGTGCCGGGCGTGAAGATCGTGATCCCGAGCAACCCGTACGACGCGAAGGGGCTGCTGAAGACGGCCCTGCGCGAGCTGGACCCGGTGTTCTTCCTCGAGTCCGAGCGCATGCTGGGCGACAAGGCCCACGTGCCCCAAGAGGAGTACTACATCCCCTTCGGGCAGGCGTACCTGGCCCGCGAGGGCTCGGACTGCACGGTGGTGTCTTTCGGGCGGCCGGTGAATTTTTGTATTGAGGCCGCGGACGAGCTCGCCAAGGAGGGGATTACCTGCGATGTGCTGGACATGCGGACCATCCGGCCCCTGGACATTGACTCTGTTCTCGAGAGCCTGAGCAAGACGGGGCGGATCGTCGTCGTCGACCAGTGCTGGCCCTTCGCCAGCGTGGCCAGCGAGGTGGTGACGCAGGTGATCGAGCGCGGGTTTGATCTGCTGGACGCGGAGCCCGTGCGCGTGAACAGCGCGGACGTGCCCACGCCCTACGCCAAGAACCTGGAGGCGGAGTACCTGCCCAACAAGGGGCGGATCATGGCGGCGGTGCGGAGGACGCTGGGGCGGTGA
- a CDS encoding HEAT repeat domain-containing protein translates to MRRTSRLIPWPLCAGLAFAGLVGVTACGPTITADFDSAEPAARNAAIVEAASKNDQAAVPDLVRMLDSDDPATRLLAINALEKITGERLGYEYTAPEHERAKAADRWQEWVHQHYGNTAPRLSSTPQLLDSSTSKEAAR, encoded by the coding sequence GTGAGACGGACCTCGCGACTCATCCCGTGGCCCCTCTGCGCCGGCTTGGCCTTCGCCGGTCTCGTGGGGGTTACCGCCTGCGGGCCAACCATCACCGCCGACTTTGACTCCGCCGAGCCCGCGGCCCGCAACGCCGCGATCGTGGAGGCCGCGTCGAAGAATGACCAGGCCGCGGTGCCCGACCTGGTCCGCATGCTCGACAGCGACGACCCCGCGACCCGCCTGCTCGCCATCAACGCCCTCGAGAAGATCACCGGCGAGCGGCTGGGGTACGAGTACACCGCGCCGGAGCACGAGAGGGCGAAGGCCGCCGACAGGTGGCAGGAATGGGTGCATCAGCATTACGGCAATACCGCGCCCAGACTCTCCTCTACTCCTCAACTCCTCGACTCCTCCACTTCAAAGGAGGCGGCGAGATGA
- a CDS encoding DUF2806 domain-containing protein — MNINLGNVGNITQPLSKLVEAIRSGTGMVYQPLHKVLMAKADAKALDIADEAAHARQQRAIERLGHQELRRQERIDAVVNEARRMLPESVSATPVDPDWITRFFSDCQDVSDTDLQALWGRILAAEVSAPGTCSRRALTVLRDLSSAEAALFRDFLAYCWSYDGWLYSIIGGSKSLHDYGFKYGDQLTLENHGLISIGDCHWEWNHGDRIDYMSRQHYLLRRGSGKVGGIPVIPLTRAGNEIARVVTPEPREDYYLDCLSTFQYHRAIAVSPWPRHSATSWKWAVPEES, encoded by the coding sequence ATGAACATCAACCTTGGAAACGTCGGGAACATCACTCAACCGCTCAGCAAGCTGGTTGAGGCAATTCGCAGCGGGACGGGCATGGTCTATCAGCCGCTCCACAAGGTCCTGATGGCGAAAGCCGATGCCAAGGCCCTCGACATCGCGGACGAAGCAGCTCACGCGCGACAGCAACGTGCAATCGAGCGGCTGGGCCATCAGGAGCTCCGACGGCAGGAGCGAATTGATGCCGTGGTGAACGAGGCGCGTCGGATGCTCCCTGAATCTGTGTCCGCAACTCCTGTTGACCCCGATTGGATCACCCGGTTCTTCAGTGATTGCCAGGACGTGTCGGATACTGACCTGCAGGCACTCTGGGGTAGGATACTCGCTGCGGAAGTTTCAGCGCCTGGCACATGCAGTCGCCGCGCACTAACCGTTCTCAGGGATCTGTCATCGGCAGAGGCAGCCCTCTTTCGTGACTTCTTGGCGTATTGCTGGTCCTATGACGGCTGGCTTTACTCGATCATCGGCGGAAGCAAGAGTCTTCACGACTATGGATTTAAGTACGGAGACCAACTGACTCTCGAAAACCACGGCCTCATCTCCATCGGCGACTGCCACTGGGAGTGGAACCACGGCGACAGGATTGATTACATGAGCCGTCAGCATTACCTCCTTAGGCGAGGGAGTGGAAAGGTTGGAGGAATACCAGTCATCCCCCTCACTCGCGCTGGCAACGAGATCGCCCGTGTCGTTACCCCGGAACCCCGCGAGGACTACTACTTGGATTGCCTCTCGACTTTCCAGTACCACCGTGCAATCGCCGTGTCGCCATGGCCGCGCCATAGCGCTACAAGCTGGAAATGGGCTGTCCCGGAAGAATCCTAG
- a CDS encoding dihydrolipoamide acetyltransferase family protein, producing MPIEMTMPRLSDTMQQGTIVKWNVKEGQKVKSGDVVADIETDKATMELQSFDDGTVARLAVAEGQAVPVGTLIMVLAGAGESVDAARSAGGAGAGKGGAAKDAPASSGKRASVEGEHGMSRPAGTSTTAVIERSDASRQTSGTQANGRHGAPSAGGFDGHGGGGSGRGGRVFASPLAKKIAEESGVDLSGLQGSGPGGRIIRRDVEDAMSSGGGGRGAAGHTQQIEPKRSTPAPVPAAGATLEGRTVPLSNMRRVIASRLQESKQTIPHYQVTVDVDMDALMSLRGQLNEQLAGQGVKLSVNDFLVKAVALAMHQHPYVNSRWNGGTGLPTGAGGKTGQETGPTIEIISDVNVGIAIALSEERGGGLLVATLRNADNLGLRQISAQSKQLADKARSKGLSPQEMSDSTFTISNLGMFGVSHFNAIINPPNVAILAVGAAVQKPVVKNGQVVPGYVMSMTMSSDHRVVDGAMAAAYLATVRELLEKPATLLV from the coding sequence ATGCCCATCGAAATGACCATGCCCCGCCTGTCCGACACCATGCAGCAGGGCACGATCGTCAAGTGGAACGTGAAGGAAGGCCAGAAGGTCAAGTCCGGCGACGTGGTCGCGGACATCGAGACCGACAAGGCCACCATGGAGCTGCAGAGCTTCGACGACGGAACCGTCGCCAGGCTGGCCGTGGCCGAGGGGCAGGCGGTGCCGGTGGGCACGCTGATCATGGTCCTCGCGGGCGCGGGCGAGAGCGTGGACGCGGCCCGGTCGGCGGGTGGGGCCGGCGCCGGCAAGGGCGGCGCGGCCAAGGACGCCCCCGCGAGCAGCGGCAAGCGGGCGAGCGTTGAGGGCGAGCACGGCATGAGCCGCCCTGCGGGCACGAGCACCACAGCAGTGATCGAACGCAGCGATGCCTCGCGCCAGACCTCGGGCACACAGGCAAACGGGCGTCACGGCGCTCCGAGCGCGGGCGGGTTTGATGGGCACGGCGGCGGCGGTAGCGGGCGCGGTGGCCGCGTGTTCGCGTCGCCGCTTGCGAAGAAGATCGCCGAGGAGTCGGGCGTGGACCTCTCCGGGCTCCAGGGCTCCGGGCCCGGTGGTCGCATCATCCGGCGCGACGTGGAAGACGCGATGAGCTCGGGAGGCGGCGGCCGCGGTGCGGCCGGCCACACACAGCAGATCGAGCCCAAGCGCAGCACGCCGGCCCCGGTGCCCGCCGCGGGCGCCACACTCGAGGGCCGTACGGTGCCGCTCTCCAACATGCGGCGCGTCATCGCCAGCCGCCTCCAGGAATCCAAGCAGACCATCCCCCACTACCAGGTCACGGTCGATGTGGACATGGACGCGCTGATGTCGCTCCGCGGCCAGCTCAACGAGCAGCTCGCCGGCCAGGGCGTGAAGCTCAGCGTCAACGACTTCCTCGTCAAGGCCGTGGCCCTTGCGATGCACCAGCACCCGTACGTCAACAGCCGCTGGAATGGTGGCACCGGTCTCCCGACCGGTGCGGGGGGAAAGACCGGTCAGGAGACCGGTCCCACCATCGAGATCATCTCCGACGTCAACGTCGGCATCGCCATTGCCCTGTCCGAAGAACGCGGCGGCGGCCTGCTCGTCGCCACGCTCCGCAACGCCGACAACCTCGGCCTGCGGCAGATCTCCGCCCAGTCCAAGCAGCTGGCCGACAAGGCCCGCAGCAAGGGCCTCAGCCCCCAGGAGATGAGCGACTCGACGTTCACCATCAGCAACCTGGGCATGTTCGGCGTGTCGCACTTCAACGCCATCATCAACCCGCCCAACGTCGCCATCCTCGCCGTGGGCGCCGCCGTCCAGAAGCCGGTGGTCAAGAACGGCCAGGTCGTGCCGGGCTATGTGATGTCGATGACGATGTCATCGGACCACCGCGTGGTGGACGGCGCCATGGCGGCCGCTTACCTCGCAACCGTGCGCGAACTTCTGGAAAAGCCGGCGACGCTGCTGGTGTGA